ATAACATTGGTTACTCCTGCAAGTGTAAAGCCGTCTTCTGCTGCGGAAACACCGCCAATCAGGTTCAGCGAAAAGGTATTGCTATCTAGCGGGGCATGTTTGCCGTTGCTGCTTAAGGGGTAAATTAAACCGATGTGGGTTCTGGATGGTTTGGTCTGAGCGTATAGTGTAGTTGTTAAAAGGGTTAGGGTAATGGTTTTTAGCAGACTGAGTGTGTAAGGTTTTATATTCATATTGTTGTTGTTTAATCTAGGGACAACGTGATGAAGGTTTACCCTTACGTGAGTCTGAAAGTTTTTTGTAAAGGAGGGTGATAAATAAATAACCAGGTTGGGCATATACCGGATTACATTTGTTGATGGGGATATTAAGCACGATAGTTATACCTGATGAGGTGGTGATGAACAAGATTTATGTAGTTCGTGATCAGAAGGTTATGCTGGACAGGGATCTGGCAGAGTTGTATGGCGTGGAGACTAAAGTACTGAAGCAGGCTGTAAGACGTAATATTACTCGTTTTCCAGAAGATTTTATGTTTGAAATGAATAAAGAAGAACTGGGTGTTTGGAGGTCACAGTTTGTGACCTCCAATGGTGATCGTCAGGGATTGCGTTATATGCCTTTTTGTTTTACTGAGCAGGGGGTAACAATGTTGTCTTGTGTATTGAGCAGCGAAAGGGCTATCCATGTGAATATACAGATCATCAGGATATATACACGGATACGTGAGATGCTATTGTTGCATAAGGATGTTTCGCTACTGGTTGAGCAGGTGGAAAAGAAATTGCTGAAGCAGGATCAGAAAATAGAGGTGTTGTTTACTTATCTGAATAAGTTTATTGAAAAAGAGGATAAGCCGCGTGAGGAAATTGGATTTAAAAGAAAGGGTAAATCAGGGCCCGTAAAGTCTGAGGATGCCGAATTATGAAATTTTATAACAAAATGATGTAAGTCTTTGGGTAGGGTAGGGCCTATCTTTGTATCATATTTAAGAAAGATGTCAGATTTAAAGAACATACAAACCATTTCCCTTCCTGTATTAGGTATGACCTGTGCGGGTTGTGCTTCTAGTGTGCAGTCTATGATTGAAGCTCAGGATGGTGTTCGAAGTGCCGAAGTAAATTATGCAACACAACAGGTAAAGGTCAGTTATGAGCCGGGTAAAATTACGCCGGAACAGTTTCAGGCAGCAGTACAATCCGTGGGATATGATCTGATTCTGGATACGCTTAACGGAAAGGAAAAGCAGGAGGAGGTGCAGCAACAGAATTATAGTGCTTTGAAAAGAAAGACTATTCTTGCTGGGTTACTTACGTTGCCGGTAGTGATTATCGGGATGTTTTTAATGGATATTCCTTATGCGAATTATTATATGCTCGCTTTAACGACCCCGGTTCTGTTTGTATTTGGAAAGAATTTCTTTATCAACGCTTATAAACAGGCACAGCATGGCAGAGCAAATATGGATAGTTTAGTAGCACTGAGTACAGGTATTTCTTACCTGTTTAGTGTATTTAATACTTTCTTTGCTGATTTCTGGCACGCTAAAGGGATTCATCCTCATGTGTATTATGAAGCGGCAGCTGTAGTTATTGTTTTTATTATGCTGGGTAAGCTTTTGGAAGAGAATGCGAAATCAAATACTTCTTCTGCAATTAAGAAGCTGATTGGGCTACAGCCAAAAACAGTGATGCTGGTTACTGAGGATGGGGAACAGGAGATAGCGGTGTCGGCTGTTAAGGCCGGTGACCGGCTGCTGGTAAAACCAGGCGATAAAATTCCGGTGGATGGCGTGCTGGATGAAGGTCATTCTTATGTGGATGAGAGTATGATCAGCGGGGAGCCTGTGGCGGTATTGAAAGAGGTGGGTGCGCAGGTTTTTGCAGGTACGATCAATCAGAAAGGGAGTTTTAAATTCCGGGCAGAGAAAGTTGGTGCGGAAACTTTATTAGCGCAGATCATTAAGCTGGTTCAGGATGCACAGGGATCGAAAGCACCAGTTCAGAAATTGGTAGATAAGATCGCTGGTATATTTGTTCCGATAGTTCTTTTTATTGCGGTTTGTACTTTAGGGGTATGGCTGCTGTTTGGAGGAGAATATAAATTGAGCCAGGGATTGATGGCCATGGTTACTGTACTGGTGATTGCTTGTCCTTGCGCTTTAGGTCTGGCTACGCCAACGGCAATTATGGTCGGAATTGGTAAGGGCGCTGAGCATGGAATTCTGATTAAAGATGCAGAAGCATTGGAGTCAGGTTATAAAGTGGACACGGTTATTTTGGATAAAACGGGTACGATTACTGAAGGTAAGCCTTTAGTTACAGGTATTGAATGGGTTGATAATGAGGTTTCAGATCAGGAGAAAATGCTGGGCGTTTTCCTCGCAATGGAGCAGCAGTCAGAACATCCGCTGGCCGAAGCTGTGGTGAGTTATGTAAAGGCGACGGGTGTCAGGCCAGCTTCAATTACTGGTTTTAAAAGTCTGACGGGAAAAGGAGTGGAAGCTATTTTTGATGGGGAAACCTATTTTGCCGGAAGTCATAAAATTTTAACTGAAGCACATGGGGAACTGCCGGGGAAAATAAAAGAGGCCGTTCACCAGTTTCAGCAGGAAGCTAAGACTGTGATCTTTTTTACCAGTATTAAAAAAGTGCTTGCAGTGGTTGCAATTGCCGATCAGATTAAAGCGGGCTCAAAACAGGCCGTAGAAGAGTTGCAGGCGCAAGGGATAACAGTTTATATGTTGACGGGAGATAATGCCTTTACAGCGGCTGCAATTGCGAAACAGGCAGGGATTTTAAACTACAAGGCAGACGTACTTCCTTCAGAAAAGGCAGATTTCGTGAAAAGCCTGCAACAGGAGGGTAAAATCGTTGCGATGATAGGCGATGGAATTAACGATAGTCAGGCACTGGCTCAGGCCGATCTTTCGATTGCAATGGGCAGGGGATCTGATATTGCCATTGATGTAGCCAAGCTGACTTTAATCTCGTCCGATTTAAGGCAGGTTTCTAAAGCGCTGAAGCTATCGAAGGCTACAGTAAGAACAATACGTCAGAATTTATTCTGGGCTTTCATATACAATCTGATTGGGATTCCTTTGGCTGCGGGGATATTATATCCGTTGAATGGTTTCCTGCTGAATCCAATGATCGCAGGAGCAGCTATGGCATTGAGTTCCGTCTCTGTAGTGGGAAACAGTCTCAGGTTGAAATTAACTAAATTAAATTAATTATAAAACAGGCTGCCCTGATGGGCGCAATTAAAAACACATATTATGGAAACTCTGAAATTTAAAACGAATATTAAATGCGGCGGATGTGTCGCTACTGTAACTCCTCATTTGAATGCAATGACTGGTTTGGAAAAATGGAGTGTGGATACTGAAGTAGCTGATAAAGTTCTGACCGTAACCGGTGATGCTGAGAACTTGCAACAGGAAATAAAAGAGACGTTAAAAAACGCAGGCTTCCAGGGGGAGTTAATCTGATATGCAGCTGCACGTTAAAAATATGGTCTGCGACCGGTGCATTCTAATCGTCAGACAGCAGCTGGAAAATCTTGGCTTCTCTGTGGATGAGATTTCATTGGGAAGAGTTACTGTTTCGCCGGAACCTGGTCCGGCGAAATTACAGGAGATCTCAGCAGCCTTCCAGGTGCTGGGTTTCGGGTTGATCGACAAAGAGAAAGATCAGCTTGTGGAGCAGGTGAAGACGCAGGTGATCGAGCTGGTTCATTATTCAAATCTGTTCGAATTGAAGCAGAGTCTGATGAGTGTAATTGCAGAGAAATTAAACAAGGAATATGTTTATCTCAGCAGGCTGTTTTCTGATGTGGAAGGGATCACAATTGAAAAATATATCATCCAGCAGAAGGTAACAAGAGTAAAGGAATTATTGGAGTATGGCGAGCTCAATCTGAATGAGATTGCCTACCAGATGGGCTATAGCAGCAGTGCACATTTGTCTACACAATTCAAGGCCATAACCGGAGTTACACCGAGTAAATATAAGGCTCAGCCGGGCGGTGACCGAAAACCTCTGGATCAAATCAACTAATCTCAGTGTTTTAAGTTTGTACTTAATCCTTGGATTAGTTGATTTTTGTTAATATTTGGTTATTAATTTGTTATGTATTTCCTGTTTTTGCTATTCGAAAGAAGTTTCGAACCTTTCAAAGCATTTTCTCTCCAGATTTTCCCGGTGATCCGGATGCGCCAGCTCAATTAATGCCTTCGCGCGCTGCTTCAGGCTTTTACCGAAAAGGTTTACTTTTCCATACTCAGTAACCACCCAATGTACATGTCCGCGGGTGGTTACTACACCCGCTCCTTCTTTTAAAAATGGTACAATTCTGGAGATCCCTTTTGAGGTAATTGACGGCAGGGCGATGATTGGTTTTCCTCCCGGAGACAGAGAGGCACCATGAATAAAATCCATCTGTCCGCCGATGCCGGAGTACTGAAAAGTTCCCATCGAATCGGCACAGATCTGACCTGTTAAATCCAGTTCAATTGCAGAATTTATAGCCGTGACTTTTGGGTTTTGGCGGATCACACTGGTGTCGTTTGCATAGGAAATATCCATCACTCTGATGCTCGGGTTATCGTTCACAAAGTCATAAAGTTTACGCGTTCCAATCATAAATGAGGTGATCGATTTACCGCGGTTAATCTTGTTCATACTGTTATTGATGATCCCATTTTGTATAAGTGGAATCACTCCGTCCGACAACATTTCTGTATGCAAACCGAGGTTTTTGTGGTTGCCTAAATTCTTTAAAACCTGGTCGGGGATACCTCCTATTCCGAGTTGAAGAGTGGCACCATCTTCCACTAAAGAGGCGATATGCTGACCAATAGTAACCATGGCGCTACTCACTTTTGCCGAATAATCTACTTCTGGTAATACCGATTCATGCCATACAAATGTGTTTATTTTACTGCTATGCAAATAGCCGTCACCGTGTGTGCGCGGCATATTGGGGTTAACCTGAGCAATGACATGTTTTGCGGTATCTACGGCTGCCCTTGCGATATCTACGGAAGTTCCCAAGGAACAATAACCATGTACATCAGGCGGAGAGACCTGCACTATAGCTACATCAAGGGGCAGAAATCCTTCTCTGAAGAGTTTCGGGATCTGACTTAAAAAGATAGGAACATAATCACCATTGGCGCTATTGACAACAGAACGGGTGTTTGCTGAGGTAAATAAGGAATTGAAGAAAAAGCTTCCACGCCATTCGGGATTGTTGAAATCGACATCACCCAAGGTTGAAATACTAACTAATTCTACGTTTTTAAGCTCTGCATGCCGCTGCTGAAGGGCTTTAATCAATAAGACCGGGGTTGCTGCACTACCATGAAGGAATACGCGCTGTCCGGATTGGATATATTTTACGGCATCTGCTGCGCTACTATATTTTGGTTGACTCATAAGCTGTTCTATTTAACTGCAATTAGAACAAATAAGCTGGAATAATGTGTGATACTAATCAAAATCCAGCATGATATAGATTAGGTTTAAAGGTTTTTCATTACCTTTTACCGATATAAAATATTGTTAACAGAGATCAATCAATTTCTTAAAAAATGGACTTAAACACAATCAGAAAAGAAACCAGAGGTTGTACAGATAAAATTTTCCTGAACAGTGCAGGCTCTTCATTAGTGACCGATACCGTATTTAATCAAATGATAGATAGTCTGACTGAAGAAGCCCGGATTGGAGGATATGCGCTCGCTTATCTGAACCAACCGGGAGTAGATGAATTCTATACAGAAACCGCTCAACTGCTCAACTGCAATGCTGAGAATATATCTTTTCAGAACAGTGCTACAGATGCTTATGCAAAGGCGATTTCTGCTATTGAATTTAAATCCGGAGATGTTATTCTGACCACAGACGATGATTATATCTCCAATCAAATCTCTTTTCTTTCTTTAAAGAAACGCTTTGGAATTGACATCATCAGAGGCGGTAACCTGGCTAATGGAGATATTGATTTAACAGCATTTGAAGAACTGGTTAAACAACATCAGCCAAAATTAGTTGCCCTGACGCATATTCCAACCAGTTCAGGACTTATACAGGCAGCAGCAGAAGTAGGGGCGATTTGCCGTAAATATAACTGCTGGTACCTGGTTGATGCTTGTCAGTCAATAGGGCAATTGGTAGTAGATGTACAAGCAATCGGATGTGATTTCCTGGCGGCTACCGGCAGAAAATTCCTGCGCGGACCACGTGGTACCGGATTTCTTTATGTATCTGATCGGGCGCTTGAAGCAGGTTTAGCCCCGCTTATTATTGATATGATTGGTGCAGAATGGACTTCAGTAAACGGTTATACTCTACAGCCGACAGCTAAGCGTTTTGAGTTCTGGGAGTCTTCAATTGCAAGCCGTTTAGCGCTTAAAGAAGCAGTGAAATATGCCAATCAGATTGGAATGGTGAATATTGAAAAGTACAATACAGGTTTAATGGCCCAGTTCAGAAGTCAATTGAAACAAGTAAAGGGGCTGAATTTACAAGATTGGGGATCAAGGGTCAGTAATATCCTGACTTTTACCATGGATCACCATACTACACAAGAAATTGCAGAACAGCTTCGTGCACATGATGTTTATTTCTCTATTGCCTCTGTAGGCTCTGCAATGATCGATTTTCCGAAGAAAAACATAGAAAGTGCAATCCGTCTTTCGCCTCATTATTTCAATACTGCTGAAGAATTAGAAAAAGTTGTCGCCATTTTGGATTTTTAATTGTTATTCGTTTAATGAAGGAATTTGACGCAATAGTAATCGGTGCAGGTCAGGCTGGCGTGCCCCTGGCTAAGAAATTAGCAAATGCAGGCTGGAAAACTGCATTGATAGAAAAAAGAATGGTTGGTGGTACTTGTATCAATGATGGATGTACGCCAACTAAAGCTATGGTCGCTTCTGCCAGGCTAGCTTACCAGGCTGGCAGAAGTAAAGACCTCGGGATTGATATACCTGCTTATGAGATAGACTTCAAAGCAATTATGGCCCGTAAAGCAGCTATTGTGACTCAATTCCGTGAAGGCTCAATTGCCGGAATCGAAAAAACGAAGAACCTGACCTTAATTTATGGGGAGGCTAAATTTCAGGATGACCATACTGTATATGTGAATGAAAGAGACGGTAATTTTGAGAATTATACAGCTAAACATATTTTCATTAATACAGGGGCAAGTCCCCGGATACCCGATATAGAAGGGGTTAAAGCCATTAAATATCTCACTTCAACCACTATTCTTGAACTTA
The sequence above is drawn from the Pedobacter cryoconitis genome and encodes:
- a CDS encoding ORF6N domain-containing protein, yielding MGILSTIVIPDEVVMNKIYVVRDQKVMLDRDLAELYGVETKVLKQAVRRNITRFPEDFMFEMNKEELGVWRSQFVTSNGDRQGLRYMPFCFTEQGVTMLSCVLSSERAIHVNIQIIRIYTRIREMLLLHKDVSLLVEQVEKKLLKQDQKIEVLFTYLNKFIEKEDKPREEIGFKRKGKSGPVKSEDAEL
- a CDS encoding aminotransferase class V-fold PLP-dependent enzyme encodes the protein MDLNTIRKETRGCTDKIFLNSAGSSLVTDTVFNQMIDSLTEEARIGGYALAYLNQPGVDEFYTETAQLLNCNAENISFQNSATDAYAKAISAIEFKSGDVILTTDDDYISNQISFLSLKKRFGIDIIRGGNLANGDIDLTAFEELVKQHQPKLVALTHIPTSSGLIQAAAEVGAICRKYNCWYLVDACQSIGQLVVDVQAIGCDFLAATGRKFLRGPRGTGFLYVSDRALEAGLAPLIIDMIGAEWTSVNGYTLQPTAKRFEFWESSIASRLALKEAVKYANQIGMVNIEKYNTGLMAQFRSQLKQVKGLNLQDWGSRVSNILTFTMDHHTTQEIAEQLRAHDVYFSIASVGSAMIDFPKKNIESAIRLSPHYFNTAEELEKVVAILDF
- a CDS encoding heavy-metal-associated domain-containing protein; its protein translation is METLKFKTNIKCGGCVATVTPHLNAMTGLEKWSVDTEVADKVLTVTGDAENLQQEIKETLKNAGFQGELI
- a CDS encoding heavy metal translocating P-type ATPase, translated to MSDLKNIQTISLPVLGMTCAGCASSVQSMIEAQDGVRSAEVNYATQQVKVSYEPGKITPEQFQAAVQSVGYDLILDTLNGKEKQEEVQQQNYSALKRKTILAGLLTLPVVIIGMFLMDIPYANYYMLALTTPVLFVFGKNFFINAYKQAQHGRANMDSLVALSTGISYLFSVFNTFFADFWHAKGIHPHVYYEAAAVVIVFIMLGKLLEENAKSNTSSAIKKLIGLQPKTVMLVTEDGEQEIAVSAVKAGDRLLVKPGDKIPVDGVLDEGHSYVDESMISGEPVAVLKEVGAQVFAGTINQKGSFKFRAEKVGAETLLAQIIKLVQDAQGSKAPVQKLVDKIAGIFVPIVLFIAVCTLGVWLLFGGEYKLSQGLMAMVTVLVIACPCALGLATPTAIMVGIGKGAEHGILIKDAEALESGYKVDTVILDKTGTITEGKPLVTGIEWVDNEVSDQEKMLGVFLAMEQQSEHPLAEAVVSYVKATGVRPASITGFKSLTGKGVEAIFDGETYFAGSHKILTEAHGELPGKIKEAVHQFQQEAKTVIFFTSIKKVLAVVAIADQIKAGSKQAVEELQAQGITVYMLTGDNAFTAAAIAKQAGILNYKADVLPSEKADFVKSLQQEGKIVAMIGDGINDSQALAQADLSIAMGRGSDIAIDVAKLTLISSDLRQVSKALKLSKATVRTIRQNLFWAFIYNLIGIPLAAGILYPLNGFLLNPMIAGAAMALSSVSVVGNSLRLKLTKLN
- a CDS encoding acetyl-CoA hydrolase/transferase family protein codes for the protein MSQPKYSSAADAVKYIQSGQRVFLHGSAATPVLLIKALQQRHAELKNVELVSISTLGDVDFNNPEWRGSFFFNSLFTSANTRSVVNSANGDYVPIFLSQIPKLFREGFLPLDVAIVQVSPPDVHGYCSLGTSVDIARAAVDTAKHVIAQVNPNMPRTHGDGYLHSSKINTFVWHESVLPEVDYSAKVSSAMVTIGQHIASLVEDGATLQLGIGGIPDQVLKNLGNHKNLGLHTEMLSDGVIPLIQNGIINNSMNKINRGKSITSFMIGTRKLYDFVNDNPSIRVMDISYANDTSVIRQNPKVTAINSAIELDLTGQICADSMGTFQYSGIGGQMDFIHGASLSPGGKPIIALPSITSKGISRIVPFLKEGAGVVTTRGHVHWVVTEYGKVNLFGKSLKQRAKALIELAHPDHRENLERKCFERFETSFE
- a CDS encoding helix-turn-helix domain-containing protein, which encodes MQLHVKNMVCDRCILIVRQQLENLGFSVDEISLGRVTVSPEPGPAKLQEISAAFQVLGFGLIDKEKDQLVEQVKTQVIELVHYSNLFELKQSLMSVIAEKLNKEYVYLSRLFSDVEGITIEKYIIQQKVTRVKELLEYGELNLNEIAYQMGYSSSAHLSTQFKAITGVTPSKYKAQPGGDRKPLDQIN